GCCCGTGCATATGTGTTTACCAATGTTTTTAGATGCAACACAATTAGATCAAGTTTATGGATATGAACGCTACTTTTTATTGTCACAGTTCGTTACAGTTGAGAAACATCCGAGTGCAGAGATTCGTTCCTGTGTGGTGTTGATTTCTGTACACTAGTCAACAGCTCCTGCTCTTCatctagtgtgtatatataaaatTACTTCAAATAATATTAGCTGGAAATACTCTGGATATGTCACTAGTAGTGTAAAGTAGGACTGGAACCATTCCCTTTTGaggatgacttgataatggtctaggacgCAACAAAACTTCTTCGCTTCTCCAACTTTTGAGTTGTGATTTGGTCATtatttcttttttatttttttcagggGGGCGGCTTCCATCCTACTTTTTCCGTGAACCTCGACAGGGGACGGCTGATATATATTTACAAAGATATTAAAAATGCTGAGCAGATATCTAAATTTGGAACTTCTTTAAGCAGCTGTGTGTGTTCAACCTCGTCAAATGTTTCGGGCATATTGAGAAATGACAGCAAGCAATTGCAAAACGGAGTACACTGCCACATCTTGGAAAATGAGATTGATATAACTATGATGCAATCCATAACAATACGGGCAATAACACTTCATTCTCTAGAGCCTTGAACTCGGATCAACTATGTTTCAGAGTTATTAGCGAATTTTTGGCTGCGAGTTCTGGGGAAGGTTGTGTTGGGGGAATAATTTCTGTCAAAAGGAatctgggtggatataaatagcagcTGTCTAGTGTGGGTCTTCTGCCATTTCATTAAATCTTACGTTCATGTAAGGCATTCAATCTTGTATTCACACTGAAAATAATAAGGCTTTTCATTTATCACTATACAAAATCATTCAATATGTTTCTTGATGCTTTTAAAAGAATTGAATACAATGCATCTTCGGTTATAAGCTGGTGAATGTTAGTTTTATCTGTTAAACACCTTCATTTGTTGAAAAAAAGTTGTTTAACTGTGCGGGAAGGCTTAGCAAAGCATCATCTACAGTTAGTGCTGAATCGTTATATTAATATTTCACATTCAGTCCTCCTGAACCGAATAAAACATTTTTTCATAAACTAATAATAATGAgacaatcagtaggagccatatgaggaggattcgaacctatcattattaatattatataaaaatattactGAGGGTTTGATTACATTTTTTTATATTAGGTTTTCCTTTTGCAATTAATCTTGCGCACAAATGAAATCCAACCATCCTTCTAAAAGGACGAAACCCTATAGCTACTTAAGGTGAAATTTACAAAATACGTACCTTTTATCTCCCAAACAGTCCACTATTGTTTTGATGAAATGCTTAGGAACACAACTACTGAAACAGCCTAACCTAGTCCTTGTATTTTTTcttttctcaataaacatactttaaCTTCAACCTAGTCTATCCTAGGTCAAAATACGCACTCAAAATACCCCTAACATACGCAAATCTTAGGCCTAATTTAGAAAATAAATGTACTATATTTTACCTAGATAAAATTAGGTTTGGGTTTTGCCATCGTTTTAGGGCCCTCTATAAAAACCAAAAGAAATTGTTACAAATTTTCAAGAGCAACATATGTTCAACATCCCATTAATAGCAGCAATAGGTACAATATTTTTTGGAAACCATTAACTATGACTCAACAACGATTTAGGGAACCGCTACTGTACCACGCCGGGTACAGAGAACCACTGACTACTGTACCACAACGGGTATAGAGAACCACTGAATACTGTACCACAACGGGTACAGAGAACCGATGACTACTGTACCACAACGGGTACAGAGAACCGATGACTACTGTACCACAACGGGTACAGAGAACCGATGACTACTGTACCACAACGGGTACAGAGAACCGCTGACTACTGTACCACAACGGGTACAGAGAACCGCTGACTACTGTACCACAACGGATACAGAGAACCACTGACTATTGTATCACAACGGGTACAGAGAACCACTGACTACTGTACCACAACGGGTATAGAGAACCACTGAATACTGTACCACAACGGGTACAGAGAACCGATGACTACTGTACCACAACGGGTAGAGAACCGATGACTACTGTACCACAACGGGTACAGAGAACCGATGACTACTGTACCACAACGGGTACAGAGAACCGCTGACTACTGTACCACAACGGATACAGAGAACCACCGACTATTGTACCACAACGGGTACAGGGAAAACTGACCCCTGTACCGCAACACGTTCAGGGAACACACAGTGGCTTTGAAACGTCTAggaaaaaattatgaaaaatataAAAACTGAGTTAAATTGAACACAATTACTAAAATAAATACAACATGGTCTAGCACCACCCTACTGGTTCACAACGCCCCGGAACCTGTTGGGCACGCTGAAAACAGCCTAAAAAAAAGGCAATTAAGACTAAAAAAGTATATGATAATATTCACCACTATGGCAAGAGATCAGGTGTAATGAGTCTGAGGAGAGGTGAACAGCACAGCGTCCAGCCCCTTACTGAAACCAGAAACACCAGCTGTGCCTTTTATGTACTCGCATAACAACACCATCTTCTCAAACTCTTTTTTCCATTGGTCGACAGCGGCTGCTCGAAGCCGCGATTGGTCACAAAGTAGTGATTAGCTATTGGTTAGCGCGAGGATCATCAACTCTTGGGTGTGTATTCAGCGTTAGTTCAGGTTGGAGGGATCACATAGCTTTCTAGTACATTTAATTAATTTCAacccgccatacccatcctgtgggtgattgtgggtAATGTTATAGAGGCGCATAATGGACTCGGGAACTGAGCCGAATGAAGAACAACGAAGCCTCAACTGATTTAGAGTATTCTAAAATGCCATTATAATATTCATAGTGAattctatttttattttttctctgtctctgtctctgtctctctctctctctctctctctctctctctctctctctctctctctctctctctctctctctctctctctctctctctctctctctctctctctatatatatatatatatatatatatatatatatatatatatatatatatgatttgcttATTGTGTCAgacaatatatattagtatattttggttgcagtctttcttgtaaacatatgttgttgaatatgaacgaaagggtaagattaataattctaacacgaatcttctcaatatttcttgagTTTTTCTCAAAAATTGCTCTTGAGAGCGCTTTCCGGAAGTTTGGCGTTATACAGGACGGATTTGGGGTATTAAGGTCTCCAGTCAGGAGGGTTTTTAAGTGTTATAGTTTATCAGTGagcggaggggaaggaatggtatgcTCTTGgagacacgggctcaccatagcccgtgctacatggacacttcgttctgcgtagctaaatctgaaacaacaacaacttggaGACGCCGTAGAGAGACGGTGGCAGCACACTTACACCTTGAAACAGCTCATGGGTGAAGGGACGGCACGTATCAGGAGAAagggtcaagccattacgactatatatcacttggaagggatcaggataaggatttgggatggggatttgggatgggacggggggggggggagggaaggatgatacccaaccacttggttGGTGAGAGACTTTAAAAAGCACCTGGATACGAATTATTTATTAAATGAAAAAGCAAGTTGAGTTTATAGATAACAAGAGCGCATCGGTTTTGTCACTACAGATGATTGTAAAAATGGACCAAGAGCCTATGACAGCGAGTCCCAATCAGGAATGAGAGACCATGCCCGGGTTCCGCGAGAACTTTAAAAAAACTTGCGAAAAAGAATACATTACCATTTGACCTTTATCGAGCTTTATTACTTGTTACCTTTTTTTTTATCGAGTAACAATTTTGATATGATTAAAGTTTCAACGTGACCTGTTAATAAGAATTATTCGACTCCGAATTAAGTTGTGTTAAAAAAATCCAAAGCCAAGTTGAACATGAAATTTGGAGACAATTAGAATCAATGTTATTCTGTTGAAACCTGTTTTAAAAACAGTCAAACGTAACTTTTTTTGCTAACATTGTTAAAGACAATTGTATGAAAACAAAATCATTACAAAATATAGACAAGATGTTTGTAACTAGTATGCCAGGTGTTTGTAACCATTAAGCCAGATGTCAAGTGAAAAGCTTTTTCATTTTATATTAACAGTAATTAGTAAAAAGAAATAAGCAATAAATACTTTTATAACgttttattaaaaaatatgaattattattgcagacaaggagtcacaataacgtggctgaaatatattgaccagaccacacactagaaagtgaagggacgacgacgtttcggtccgtcctggaacattctcaagtcgactgtcgtcgtcccttcactttctagtgtgtggtttggtcaacatgaaatattatttaTTAACCATCCTGCTCTATACGTCTATTTTGTAATTTATCACTGAAGAACCTAATATGTGTGAGCCAGGAAGGGGCTACAGTGGTAGGATGAGGTCCACCAGCTATGGGGGATGATCACTGAAGCATCACCTTGGCACGGCCACCCATATCCAGGCTCTCGACTGCTCGATAAGGGTCTCAGATCAAATTGATTCTACCCCCATCCTTCAGCCAATATCTCTACCCCACATCTGTGACATTCCCTCTGGCCCTCCTCAGCATCTACTCACTGTGCCTTAGCTTCTAAGACCCATTTTCCAGTCGTGCTGGGTTATCTTgacatgagatgatttcggggcttagtgtccctgcggccccgtcctcgaccaggcctcttttttgttacacacccccaggaagcagcccgtagcagctgtctaactccctggtacctatttactgctaggtgaacagacgcatcagggacagtttcttgacgttaggaaatgTTAGAAGGACAGGCTGGAGTGGGAGCTTGCTATCCCATTTGCTTCAACATCACTGAAGCAAATGGTATAGAGCAAGCTCTACAAACATTCTTGAAAGATATATTTCTAGATGAAGATGGCCACAGACTGGAGTGAGCCAGTCGGCCTCCTGCGGAAACTGTGCTTCATCTCAGACTTCATGACCAGCACGGAGAGCTAAACTGTTGGAAGTGGCGACAGGAAACGTTTTTAAATCAGCATGTCAGGGGACCCAcatgaatgagaggcaatgatgaaccagcgagactcgacctagtcttcactctgaatgactccgacataagggaaatcggtttcgaagTTCCCGTGGGAATgattgatcacagtgtactgatgtttgagtatctggtcgaagtagggttaatgtactcaaggaagggactgaAACCTAAAGGTTGGGATTCCGAATGGGAAACtatgagataagaaaattcctatcaGATATAATTtgtgaaacagagctcagaggaaagacggcccaagacatgatggactacatcacacagacgtGTAAGGAAGCAGCAgagaagttcgtcccagtccaaaaggaaaaaaaggaaatgcacacgagaaacccatggtttaatcagagatgtaacctAGCAAAGCAACTTAGTACAAGGGCATggggaaactatagaaataacaggacacttgggaGCAgagaagataccagagtgccaggaatgaagacGGTTCAGGATGAGAAATGAGGCAGAAAGCCTCTTTCTCATCTTCTTTCTCTAGCCTCTCAGAAagcctcacaatcgacttgagaatggtccaggacggaccgaaacgtccacgtcccttcacattctagtgtgtggtctggtcatcatactttaaccacgttattgtgactcatcgcctgcaggcaGAAagccaatatgaaaatgacatagcaagcaaggcaaagactcaacctaaattactgcacagccacaccaggagaaaaacgacagtgaaggaacaggtaatgaaactgaggacacGGGTTGAcaaattcactacaaatgacaaggaagtgtgcgaggaactcaataagaaattccaggaggttttcacgcTAGAAGACGTTTCCCAACATCATCTTGACGTAAGGAAACATTAGGAGGGCGAGCTACCTCCCAGCATCAATATTTCTGGACCGCCTGCTCACGAAAGTGCTTTTTGtagtttttattaattttgttttgctagtatatatacaaaaaaatgcTGTTTAGTTACTTCATCAACTGAAGAATAGGTCTAGGAAGACCCATACTTCTGGGTCGTGTACGAGGTCATTCAGAATACTGGGTCTTGGTAAGTCCCATGGATGAATGGGTTTTTTGAGGGGTGGTTCCTCTGAATCTGTATTTCTTGGATTTTATAATCACTTGTTGTACTGATGATTACAAAGCGGGGCCTCACGATTACAAAGGCGGGGCTTCACGATTACAAAGCGGGGCCTCACGATTACAAAGGCGGGGCCTCACGATTACAAAGCGGGGCCTCACGATTACAAAGGCGGGGCCTCACGATTACAAAGGCGGGGCCTCACGATTACAAAGGCGGGGCTTCACGGTCCGGGATGCAGAGCTTGCTTGAGAGGTAGGTGAGTCTGGTGTTCATGGACATTCTCATAAGAGAAATGTGCAGCTCGAGGGGGGATTATATGGGTGTTCTTGAGCTGGTGTAATGATCATTCTGTTTAGGTAAAGCTTGACATGCGTTGTGGCTTGGTCTGAATCTGAAGAAATCAGTCAGGGGAGATTTTAGGCTATTGCTAATGTCTCAGAGACGTACTGGGTGGAGTAGAGCAGTCTTTTGGTATACTGTAGTCTAGAACGGTGCTGGAGTTCTTGgtggctatgggttctcccctgatGTAAACCCCCACCTACCTTTTCTTTCGAGAATGGTAGACAACTAGCTGTGTTTATCTGGATATTTAGGTTTGGTGGTGActctccatttcctttcccattTCACACTTAGAGCTGTTCGCTTTTCCTGCTGTGCAGATGTTTGGTGCATTGGTGTTTGCACGTTTGCAAATGTGCAAACGTGCATTGTTTGCTATATAACAactgtttgaccagaccacacactagaaggagaagggacgacgacgacgtttcggtcagtccggttgccaggacggaccgaaacgtcgtcgtcccttcaccttctagtgtgtggtctggtcaacttactttagccacgttattgtgactcatcgcctgcataacaaCTCTTTGTTTAGTGCATTGTTTGGTGCATTGTTTGGTGCATTGTTTGGTGCATTGTTTGGTGCATTGTTTGGTGCATTGTTTAGTGCATTGTTTGGACATTGTTTGATGCATTGTTTGGTGCATTGTTTGGTGCATTGTTTAGTGCATTGTTTGGACATTGTTTGGTGCATTGTTTGGTGCATTGTTTGGTGCATTGTTTGGTGCATTGTTTGGTGCATTGTTTGGTGCATTGTTTGGTGCATTGTTTGGTGCATTGTTTGGTGCATTGTTTGGTGCATTGTTTGGTGCATTGTTTGGGGCATTGTTTGGTGCATTGTTTGGGGCATTGTTTGGTGCATTGTTTGGTGCATTGTTTGGTGCATTGTTTGGTGCATTGTTTGGTGCATTGTTTGGTGCATTGTTTGGGGCATTGTTTGGTGCATTGTTTGGGGCATTGTTTGGTGCATTGTTTGGTGCATTGTTTGGTGCATTGTTTGGTGCATTGTTTGGTGCATTGTTTGGTGCATTGTTTGGTGCATTGTTTGGGGCATTGTTTGGGGCATTGTTTGGTGCATTGTTTGGTGCATTGTTTGGTGCATTGTTTGGTGCATTGTTTGGGGCATTGTTTGGTGCATTGTTTGGGGCATTGTTTGGTGCATTGTTTGGGGCATTGTTTAGTGCATTGACCCCTACTCCATCTAGTCTAACTGTTAAGACATGGGCAACATCGTCTGAAAAATGAGTGACGATGGTGTCTGTATTCAGGGTGAGGGACGTCGTAGAGGCCAGTTCTTCCCTTCCTCTATTCATTTACCGTATTTACCGTTGAAGTTTTCTGTTCCTTTCCATACTCTATATTATTCACcttcgctttgatgtccaaagagcttggaaaggattCACCTTCTTCCAGCCCAGCGCATCGACATGAAGAATACATTCCTTCTCACATCCCTCTTGCAATTTTGGTTTACAcctgtttattatatgtatactCTTGGCCTGGTCGGTACAGTGGcgacctcgcttcttgcaggtcggcgttcgatccccggatACACCAATTGGCGTGGCACTGTTCCTTCACTCCTTTCTCATGTCCTTTCAAAGTACATTATAGTCATGCTGAATTAGCGCTTTCGCCTCATAATTACCTACTCTGGTTACTGGAATTATAATGTCATGTTATATCTCGTGTTTTGTTGGGAAGTAGTTCTGACCGAACTTTGAACCATAATTCGAAATACTCACAAAACGAGACCTAACCGCGTCCAGTTCACGCCATTTAAAACAGACCTTTGTACAGTAATCTGTGTGAAAGTCATTTACCAGACTAGAGGAACAAATATACAAGATGGTTTTCCTAAATATTTAACTCGCtacgatggagagagagagagagagagagagagagagagagagagagagagagagagagagagagagagagagagagagagagagagagagagagagagagaaaagagagaaaaaaggCAATTCCACAAGTTGCAATttataattttaaatattataaATTCACAATTAGACTCCTAGACAACTTTAATTCAACTCGTTGTCAAACGGGTGCTATTAACCAACGAGAAGGATAGATGAGATCAGCAATTCCTGTGGACACGTCCCGAGTCGTGGATCAAGACTAAGTGGGACTCGAACCTTTGGAGTGTGAGGTAGCTCGGTTGTCAAGACGCGACCTCTCTTGATGTTTTCATATAAAAACAAACGATGGTGTGTGTCCCTGTCAAGTAACGTAACGCCCAATCTGATTGGAATCCACTCTGTATTATCCTATATCTACCTTGATATCCCTATATCCTTACTCAAGACTTCTGAATCCTAATCCTACTGCCTTCTAATCCTCCTGCTCGGGTCAAGGATTTATTAGGCATATACGCACACACTACGAAACCTGTAGATCTTTCAACAATCATGGGGGCTtagtttatatttattaaacagtttacgagcttcaaATCTACATAATCTATGATTACTGACGTAATAATTGGTCTCTTAGTGCATTGTGGTGTATCGTGGTGCTTCGTGGTGCTTCGTGGTGCTTCGTGGTGCTTCGTGGTGCTTCGTGGTGTATCGTGGTGCTTCGTGGTGCTTCGTGGTGCTTCGTGGTGTATCGTGGTACTTCGAGGTGTATCGTGGTGCATCGTGGTGTATCGTGGTGCTTCGTGGTGCTTCGTGGTGCTTCGTGGTGCTTCGTGGTGTATCGTGGTGCTTCGTGGTGCTTCGTGGTGTATCGTGGTACTTCGAGGTGTATCGTGGTGCATCGTGGTGTATCGTGGTGCTTCGTGGTGCTTCGTGGTGCTTCGTGGTGCTTCGTGGTGTATCGTGGTGCTTCGTGGTGCTTCGTGGTGTTTCGTGGTACTTCGAGGTGTATCGTGGTGCATCGTGGTGTATCGTGGTGCTTCGTGATGCTTCGTGGTACTTCGTGGTGCTTCGTGGTGCTTCGTGATGCTTCGTGGTACTTCGTGGTGTATCGTGGTGCTTCGTGATGCTTCGCGGTGCTTCGCGGTGCTTCGTGGTGCATCGTGGTGCTTCGTGGTGCTCTCTTCACCAACGTGAAGAGATTTTGCTGCAACAGACGATCCTCAAACCTGGACCTCTTCCGATCAGGCAGTCGTGGTTCTTGTTCCGTTTAGTCACTTCTCAGGAttgtttacctgaatttacctgagggctaccCCCtctttagtggcctcgacgggggaaGAGGAAGCCGGGATATCCGGTGATGGGGGGCGTAGGTTGAAGGCACcattcccaaggcactcttgtccTAGTACCTCAAGGCTCATCAGGGGGGCTGCTAGTTCAGTGTTCGTAGCTGGTGGTATTATAGCAGTCTTCGTCTAGTTCAGTGTTCGTAGCTGGTGGTATTATACCAGTCTTCGTCTAGTTCAGTGTACGTAACTGGTGGTATTATAGCAGTCTTCGTCTAGTACAGTGTACGTAGCTGGTGGTATTATAGCAGTCTTCGTCTAGTTCAGTGTAcgtagctggtggtgttgaccagaccacacacttgaaggtgaagggacgacgacgtttcagtccgtcttggaccattctcaagtcgactgtgtggtccagagaatggtccaggacggaccgaaacgtcgtcgtcccttcaccttctagtgtgtggtctggtcaacatacttcagccacgttattgtgacttatcgtctAACTGGGTGGTATTATACTAGCGTTCGTCTTCTTTTTAGATTAAGGTTGTCTACACTCAGATCTTCCTTCTCCCGAGTCCGGAAGATACTCGTTGTTGTTCTTGTTTTAGATTTATctactcggaacgaaatgtccatgtagcacgggctatggtgagcccgtaaatgagttcggttattcacgataactttgttactgtgatatttgggtcaaagtcttAAATGGAAgtgggggtttcctccttttccccctgtttctttttcgcttctgctttagcacactggttttagtcttgttttaataacattatcttggtggcaggtatagatgaacagtgttcacctgtgtgtCCCATTCTCCAACTGCTTATCTAACCActgtagtcgctgtggattttTGTATCTAATGCTCCTGGtggatgaatgttgagtttgatgcgcagggcttctatTGCTTCACATTACAGTAAGTAGTGTAATAGTGGTGCCTCTGCAAAAAAGGTACTCTGAGAATATACTTTGCCTGGGGCTATCTCACTCCTCgtcataaccttgcatttgcaTGGGTTTACGTCCAGTAGCCACTCTTCAGATAATGCCTGAAGTGTCTCTAGAATATTTTGCCTTTTGTTTCTAGCCTAATCGAGTTTTCATGACGGGACTTCAAGTTCAGGATCCTGCCTTTCATACTGTTGGTCGCCTAAACCAAAATAAATCCTTCCAAGTTCTATATAATCATACTCTCTTTACGTTTTATAAAGATAGTTACCTTAACTTCCTTATTTCTTGATATACAAGTCAACTAATATTGCATAACAGttcacagaaaacacacacatacGGTAGTCCCTGatcgaagacctcatccagctcttcgGAGGTGGAGTGCGTACCTAAGATACAGCAAGTCTCTAGATTGTGACATTGAggggctg
The window above is part of the Procambarus clarkii isolate CNS0578487 chromosome 16, FALCON_Pclarkii_2.0, whole genome shotgun sequence genome. Proteins encoded here:
- the LOC138365308 gene encoding circumsporozoite protein-like, with the protein product MNRGREELASTTSLTLNTDTIVTHFSDDVAHVLTVRLDGVGVNALNNAPNNAPNNAPNNAPNNAPNNAPNNAPNNAPNNAPNNAPNNAPNNAPNNAPNNAPNNAPNNAPNNAPNNAPNNAPNNAPNNAPNNAPNNAPNNAPNNAPNNAPNNAPNNAPNNAPNNAPNNAPNNAPNNAPNNAPNNAPNNAPNNAPNNAPNNAPNNAPNNAPNNVQTMH